In Rhipicephalus microplus isolate Deutch F79 chromosome 7, USDA_Rmic, whole genome shotgun sequence, one genomic interval encodes:
- the LOC119179900 gene encoding uncharacterized protein LOC119179900: MATRKRPPGYGGYLGAYHRHRGGVGAGSYASSSRRAVDRRFLSVYMVLVFLLLFGCLFLTQLVSDAPNRGLDPLEPGILDSLFQSVDDSHRGDSNLFPSGGSDGGDLPGDVNMSTLVELAETRGDRWQRVRRTNDRFYVFSAYLDARRVRMVRVIAAARTRLTDRVVCRLFWRVVGGEDDGAFQSATVLASNKLIRENWNLRYSAFFLLCPLPAGVTGEVPLWVAVQRLNDRSMPRNLMAVHRKDEDYDNRLPEDRELAICVKPIHYEYNKVLQFAEFIELNVALGASHFIFYNHTVGPDVGCLLERYASENLATVLPWELPIASQREIRTEALFAALNDCLYRVMYRFRWVAMIDLDEFIVPSGNITIPTMIRRLQDRNKSGRAGAYSFRNAFFYLQWPDDPVAAGDKLPLVTLRKTLRKLHLHAHRQRSKCIMDPESVVEVGNHFVWEFLAGKTTVNVASSVAFLHHYRVCEFGGNDCVNATSVRDTKVYHWKTRLLEAVSRRMKMLRRRDLACPAQPPRVRPGNKTAVAQVGAPTSPSSPSPSS, translated from the exons ATGGCTACGCGCAAGAGACCGCCCGGCTACGGAGGCTACCTGGGTGCCTACCACAG GCATCGAGGTGGCGTGGGTGCCGGTTCGTACGCCAGTAGCAGCCGTCGGGCGGTGGACCGCCGCTTCCTGTCAGTGTACATGGTGCTGGTGTTCCTGCTGCTGTTCGGATGCCTGTTCCTCACGCAGCTCGTGTCGGACGCGCCCAACAGGGGGCTCGACCCTCTGGAACCAGGCATCCTAGACAGCCTTTTTCAG TCTGTGGACGACAGCCACCGCGGAGACTCCAACCTGTTCCCGAGTGGCGGCTCCGACGGCGGCGACCTCCCGGGCGACGTCAACATGAGCACGCTCGTGGAGCTCGCCGAGACCCGGGGCGACCGCTGGCAGCGGGTGCGGCGAACCAATGACCGCTTCTACGTCTTCTCGGCCTACCTGGACGCGCGCCGGGTGCGCATGGTCCGGGTGATCGCGGCGGCGCGAACGCGGCTGACGGACCGCGTCGTGTGCCGCCTGTTCTGGCGCGTGGTGGGCGGCGAGGATGACGGCGCCTTCCAGTCGGCCACCGTGCTCGCCTCCAACAAGCTGATCCGTGAGAACTGGAACCTCCGCTACAGCGCCTTTTTCTTGCTCTGCCCTCTACCGGCCGGCGTGACCGGGGAGGTGCCCCTGTGGGTGGCCGTGCAGCGCCTCAACGACCGCAGCATGCCGCGCAACCTGATGGCCGTCCACCGCAAGGACGAGGACTATGACAACCGGCTGCCCGAGGACCGTGAACTCGCCATCTGCGTCAAGCCCATCCACTACGAGTACAACAAG GTTCTGCAGTTTGCTGAATTCATTGAGCTGAACGTGGCCCTGGGTGCGTCTCACTTCATCTTCTACAACCACACCGTGGGTCCGGACGTGGGCTGCCTGCTGGAGCGGTACGCGAGTGAGAACCTGGCCACCGTGCTCCCGTGGGAGCTGCCCATCGCCTCCCAGCGGGAGATCCGCACCGAGGCCCTGTTCGCGGCGCTCAACGACTGCCTGTACCGCGTCATGTACCGCTTCCGGTGGGTGGCCATGATTGACCTGGACGAGTTCATTGTGCCCTCTGGGAACATTACCATACCCACAATGATCAGGAGGCTCCAGGACCGGAACAAG AGTGGTCGAGCGGGCGCCTACTCTTTTCGGAACGCCTTCTTCTACCTCCAGTGGCCAGACGACCCAGTGGCCGCCGGTGACAAGCTACCGCTGGTGACCCTTCGCAAAACCCTGCGTAAGCTTCACCTGCACGCACACCGCCAGCGCTCCAAGTGCATCATGGATCCCGAGAGCGTGGTGGAAGTGGGCAACCACTTCGTCTGGGAGTTCCTGGCTGGCAAAACGACCGTCAACGTGGCGTCGAGCGTCGCCTTtctgcaccactaccgggtgtgCGAGTTCGGTGGCAACGACTGCGTCAACGCCACCTCGGTGCGCGACACCAAGGTCTACCACTGGAAGACGCGCCTGCTGGAGGCCGTCTCCCGGAGGATGAAGATGCTCAGGCGTCGTGACCTCGCCTGTCCTGCACAGCCGCCGCGGGTGAGACCGGGCAATAAAACCGCGGTGGCGCAGGTTGGTGCGCCAACCTCGCCGTCTTCGCCCTCACCGTCATCGTGA